GCATGCTCCGACAGTGTTACTTACCTTCTGGATACCTACGACACGGAGGAAGCGGCGCGAACGTGCGTTCGGCTTGCACCGCAGTTGGCCAGCGAGGGGATTCCATTGCGCAGCGTGCGTATCGACAGCGGTGATCTGGCCGCCCACGCCCGGGCAGTGCGACGAATCCTGGACGACGGAGGTCTGACCGAGGTAACGATTCTGGCCAGCGGCGGGCTGGACGAATACAGAATCAAAGAACTGCTGGCGGCCGATGCACCGATCGACGCCTTTGGCGTCGGCACGGCGATGGATGTTTCGGCTGACGCTCCGTACCTAGATTATGTCTACAAGCTGGCGGAGTACGCCGGTCGTCCGACGCGCAAACTGGCCGAAGGCAAAGCCACCTGGCCGGGGCGTAAGCAGGTTTATCGAACGGTCGACGTTCAGGGAACGTTCAGCGGCGACTTGATCACGGTTGAATCTGATGCGAACGCGGGCTTACCGCTGTTGAAGCCCGTTATGCGCGGAGGAAAGCGGATTCAGCCGCCCGAATCTCTGTTGCAAATTCGGGAGAGAGTGAAATCGCAAATCGACGCGCTTCCAGCACACTTGCGGGCGATTGAACCGGCTGAGCCCTTTCCGGTTGAGATTTCTCCCTCACTACGCACACTGGCGGTCCGGGCGGATGAACTCGTAGCGGAAATGGGTAAGCATTCATCTTAATGGCAAGGCATCCGGCGCAACTTGACGAGCCCGCCGGTGGCATGCTTTTCAGAGATCTGGATTGCACGTAGGATTCAGTTAGGTTTGGCCCTTGTTGGCCCCGGACGAGATGCGCCGTACCCGGTTAGGACAAGACGACGCCCTTTACAGGGAGCATGTCGTCATGGCCTGGGGACTTCTTTTCATCGCTGGATTGCTCGAAGCTGGTTGGGCCATCGGCCTGAAATATACCGACGGATTCACGCGTTTCTGGCCGAGCGTCTTCACGATCACGGGCATCGCGATCAGCATGTCGCTGTTGGCCATCGCGGCGCGCGACTTGCCCATCGGCACCGCGTATGCCGTGTGGGTGGGGATTGGCGCTGGGGGCGCCGCGGTGCTGGGGATATGGCTCTTGGGCGAACCAGCCGGCCTGCCGCGCATTTTCTTTTTGACGCTGTTGATCGTGGCGGTCATCGGATTGAAGTTCACGGCGCACTAACCATGCGCACTGCGCGGACTTTACGTACACACGACGATCCAGCCCCCGGCTCTCAGTCGGCCGAGCAGCCAGGGCAAACGCAGCGCATGTCGGCGTTCGACCGACAAGGGAACGACCTTCTCGACGGTAAAGCCGGCGGCGGCGAGATCGCTCAACAGTTCACTGCGTGTGAAAACATGCAGGAACATGTTTGGCACGCCGTGATAAGCGAAATACTTGTCCCCCGCTTCGATGTCGCGACGCCAGACGCCGCGCAACAAACTCTTTAACAACCAGTTGCGGCTTTGAGGAAGGAACAGGTTGTACCAGCGGTTATGCGCATGTACGACGAAGCATCCACTTCGCTTCAGGATGCGGCGCACGTGCCGAAGAAACTGCAGCCGATTCTCGCGCCCGCGGATCATGCCCACGGTGCTGTACATCGAAATGCAGTAGTCGGCCACATGCCCTTGCAAACAGTCGAGCTCAACGAGATTAGCCAGTACGCAATCGACCGGTAGGTTTTCCGCGGCGCTTTGCCGATGTAGTTCCACGAGCGCGGGCCGGGACAGATCGACGGCCAGGCAACGCAATCCGCGGCGAGCAAGCGGTAGCGCCAGGCGGCCAGACCCGGCGCCCAGATCGACAACCAGCCCCGGTGGACTCAGGAATTCGTCGAGAATTTGTTCGTCCAGTTCACGAGCGGCACCGCGCGAGAATTGTTCGTCGTAAGCGGCCGAAACATCCGCGATCTGCGCATGCTCGAGCAGGGCGCGTGTAACCCCACGGGGTAGTTGCCAGTCAGGACGAGTCGCACGGTTTGCCAATCGAGGATGCTCGCTTGCGAACGACAGAGTTAGAGCTTGATGCGGCGCAGACGCAGGGCGTTGGTGATAACCGAGACGGAGCTAAAGCTCATTGCCGCGGCCGCGATCATCGGACTCAGCAACAGCCCGAAAAAGGGATACAACACGCCGGCGGCGATCGGTACGCCAATGCCGTTATAGACGAACGCAAAGAACAGATTCTCGCGAATGTTTCGCATCGTGGCATGGCTAAGACGCCTGGCCCGAACGATGCCTCGCAGGTCTCCTTTGAT
This portion of the Pirellulales bacterium genome encodes:
- a CDS encoding nicotinate phosphoribosyltransferase, giving the protein MRPISNALSTDLYQLTMLQCYHRAEMRDVAVFDLFVRRLPRDRNFLIAAGLEQALELLESLRFAPDELQWLAECRHFRADFVEHLSQWRFTGDVDAMAEGTVYFADEPVIRVTAPLDQAQLVESRLLNLVHFQCMVASKAVRSVLIARGRPLVDFGFRRAHGAEAGLLAARAAYLVGFAGTATVAAGRDFAIPLFGTMAHSLVEAIGGDTAALLSFARACSDSVTYLLDTYDTEEAARTCVRLAPQLASEGIPLRSVRIDSGDLAAHARAVRRILDDGGLTEVTILASGGLDEYRIKELLAADAPIDAFGVGTAMDVSADAPYLDYVYKLAEYAGRPTRKLAEGKATWPGRKQVYRTVDVQGTFSGDLITVESDANAGLPLLKPVMRGGKRIQPPESLLQIRERVKSQIDALPAHLRAIEPAEPFPVEISPSLRTLAVRADELVAEMGKHSS
- a CDS encoding class I SAM-dependent methyltransferase produces the protein MANRATRPDWQLPRGVTRALLEHAQIADVSAAYDEQFSRGAARELDEQILDEFLSPPGLVVDLGAGSGRLALPLARRGLRCLAVDLSRPALVELHRQSAAENLPVDCVLANLVELDCLQGHVADYCISMYSTVGMIRGRENRLQFLRHVRRILKRSGCFVVHAHNRWYNLFLPQSRNWLLKSLLRGVWRRDIEAGDKYFAYHGVPNMFLHVFTRSELLSDLAAAGFTVEKVVPLSVERRHALRLPWLLGRLRAGGWIVVCT
- the sugE gene encoding quaternary ammonium compound efflux SMR transporter SugE, translating into MAWGLLFIAGLLEAGWAIGLKYTDGFTRFWPSVFTITGIAISMSLLAIAARDLPIGTAYAVWVGIGAGGAAVLGIWLLGEPAGLPRIFFLTLLIVAVIGLKFTAH